One window from the genome of Streptomyces cadmiisoli encodes:
- a CDS encoding cryptochrome/photolyase family protein — protein sequence MHWLFGDQLGPHFLSPSGESGITRDTPLLMIEARSVFRRRRFHRAKAHLVLSAMRHRAAELGDRVTYVRAETYREGLARAVGDGPVTVHHPTSYAALRLVRSLPQVTVCPARGFLVPMADFAAWADGHDGKQLRQEAFYRWVRRGHDLLMDGGAPAGGRWNYDHDNREAPPRNSSTLPVPAPYRPREDEIDDEVRRDLDRWEKDGDASFVGQDGPRQFPATRPEARAALRRFVEHRLPSFGPYEDAMLAADPVMSHSLLSSTLNLGLLDPAECVERAETAWRAGQAPLNSVEGFVRQIAGWREYVWQLYWYFGEEYRQSNVLRHTAPLPGWWNELDADDVRANCLHTVLSQVRDTGWTHHIPRLMILGSYALQQGWDPAAVTDWFHRSFVDGYDWVMVPNVVGMSQYADGGRMTTKPYTSGGAYVNRMSDLCGNCVHRPGDRTGAHACPYSAGYWSFLDRHRSRLEHNNRTAQAVRGLDRLEDLDEIRRQERDRGDSPP from the coding sequence ATGCACTGGCTGTTCGGCGATCAGCTCGGACCGCACTTCCTGAGCCCCTCCGGGGAGAGCGGCATCACCCGCGACACGCCGCTGCTGATGATCGAGGCACGGTCGGTGTTCCGGCGCAGACGCTTCCACCGGGCCAAGGCCCACCTCGTGCTCTCCGCCATGCGCCACCGGGCCGCCGAACTCGGTGACCGCGTCACGTACGTCCGAGCCGAGACCTACCGGGAGGGCCTGGCGCGGGCGGTGGGCGACGGCCCGGTGACCGTCCACCATCCGACCTCGTACGCCGCCCTGCGGCTGGTGCGCTCACTGCCTCAGGTGACCGTGTGTCCGGCGCGCGGATTCCTGGTGCCCATGGCCGACTTCGCGGCGTGGGCGGACGGCCACGACGGCAAGCAACTGCGTCAGGAGGCCTTCTACCGGTGGGTGCGGCGGGGGCACGACCTGCTGATGGACGGCGGCGCTCCGGCCGGCGGCCGGTGGAACTACGACCATGACAACCGGGAGGCCCCGCCGAGGAACTCGTCCACCCTGCCCGTGCCCGCTCCCTACCGGCCGCGCGAGGACGAGATCGACGACGAGGTGCGCCGCGACCTCGACCGCTGGGAGAAGGACGGCGACGCGTCCTTCGTCGGGCAGGACGGGCCCCGGCAGTTCCCGGCGACCCGCCCCGAGGCCCGGGCGGCGCTGCGGCGCTTCGTCGAGCACCGGCTGCCCTCGTTCGGCCCGTACGAGGACGCGATGCTCGCCGCCGACCCGGTCATGAGTCACAGCCTGCTGTCGTCCACGCTCAACCTCGGCCTGCTCGATCCGGCCGAGTGCGTCGAACGGGCCGAGACGGCCTGGCGTGCGGGACAGGCACCGCTGAACAGCGTCGAGGGATTCGTCCGGCAGATCGCGGGCTGGCGTGAATACGTGTGGCAGCTGTACTGGTACTTCGGCGAGGAGTACCGGCAGTCCAACGTGCTGCGGCACACCGCCCCGCTGCCCGGCTGGTGGAACGAACTGGACGCGGACGACGTACGCGCCAACTGCCTGCACACCGTCCTGTCCCAGGTGCGCGACACCGGCTGGACCCACCACATCCCGCGGCTGATGATCCTGGGCAGTTACGCCCTCCAGCAGGGCTGGGACCCGGCCGCGGTCACGGACTGGTTCCACCGGAGCTTCGTGGACGGCTACGACTGGGTGATGGTGCCCAATGTCGTCGGTATGTCGCAGTACGCCGACGGCGGCCGTATGACGACCAAGCCGTACACGTCCGGCGGTGCCTATGTGAACCGGATGAGCGATCTGTGCGGCAACTGCGTCCACCGGCCGGGTGACCGGACCGGCGCACATGCCTGCCCCTACAGCGCGGGCTACTGGTCCTTCCTCGACCGGCACCGTTCCAGGCTGGAGCACAACAACCGCACCGCGCAGGCGGTGCGAGGACTCGACCGGCTCGAAGATCTCGACGAGATCCGGCGCCAGGAGCGTGATCGCGGTGACTCTCCTCCCTAG
- a CDS encoding MMPL family transporter yields MRTAPSWARWLIPLALLLVWLGVGGTLGPYAGKLGEVATNDQAAFLPESAESTKVLRAREAFDRFETVPAVVVWTVEGDPVTEAQRAAATDAVGALAGEAGVVGRPSPARVSDDGEAMQAVVLLKPDLGEELPTVLDQVRRAAQSVPGATARIAGPAASQADLSDAFAGIDGLLLGVALGAVLLILLLVHRSVLLPFVIILGAVLALALACAIVYALADRDVVRVDGQVQGILSILVIGAATDYALLLAARFREELALRGDPASAAVAATRRSFGAITASAATVALGLLALLASGLTNNRALGPVGAIGIVCAVLSTLTFLPAVLALLGRAAHWPSRPKAADPSTAGRGVWRRVAAAVDRRPRRTWLVTALVLAVFAAFAPSLSSKGVPLDEIFVGDAPSVAAQEALGAHFPGGSGNPAVIITDADRVAQVTAAAESTEGVAAAEAVAASGPEGTGEPLVVGGRARIDATLSPAADSDAAKDTVERLRASVHAVPGANALVGGYSAQQLDTQRTAALDRTLIIPIVLGIILLILVLLLRSLLVPVLLVATVALNFLATLGVSALVFQHLLGFSGTDASVPLYGFVFLVALGVDYNIFLMSRVREEALVHGTRQGVLRGLTTTGGVITSAGVVLAATFAALMVIPLAFLVQIAFIVAFGVLLDTLVVRSLLVPGLVMDIGPRAWWPGALARDGVGPVPGPGRPA; encoded by the coding sequence ATGAGAACCGCACCGAGTTGGGCCCGGTGGCTCATACCTCTCGCACTGCTCCTCGTCTGGCTGGGCGTGGGCGGAACGCTCGGGCCCTATGCGGGCAAGCTGGGCGAGGTGGCCACCAACGACCAAGCGGCCTTCCTGCCCGAGAGCGCCGAATCCACCAAGGTGCTCAGAGCCCGTGAGGCGTTCGACCGGTTCGAGACCGTGCCCGCCGTCGTGGTCTGGACGGTGGAAGGGGACCCGGTCACCGAGGCTCAGCGGGCAGCGGCCACCGACGCCGTGGGCGCGCTCGCCGGCGAAGCCGGTGTCGTCGGCCGCCCGTCACCCGCTCGCGTCTCCGACGACGGTGAGGCCATGCAGGCGGTCGTCCTCCTGAAGCCCGACCTGGGCGAGGAGTTGCCCACGGTTTTGGACCAGGTGCGTCGGGCGGCGCAGAGCGTACCGGGCGCCACGGCCCGGATCGCGGGTCCGGCGGCCAGCCAGGCCGATCTTTCGGACGCGTTCGCGGGCATCGACGGACTGCTGCTGGGCGTCGCCCTCGGCGCCGTGCTGCTGATCCTGCTCCTGGTGCACCGGAGCGTCCTGCTCCCGTTCGTGATCATCCTCGGCGCGGTGCTGGCCCTGGCACTCGCCTGCGCCATCGTGTACGCGCTGGCGGACCGGGACGTGGTCAGGGTCGACGGTCAGGTGCAGGGCATCCTGTCCATCCTGGTGATCGGGGCCGCCACCGACTACGCGCTGCTGCTCGCCGCACGCTTCCGCGAGGAACTCGCCCTGCGCGGGGACCCGGCGTCGGCCGCGGTGGCGGCGACACGCCGCTCGTTCGGCGCGATCACGGCCAGTGCCGCCACCGTTGCCCTCGGCCTGCTGGCCCTGCTCGCGAGCGGGCTCACCAACAACCGTGCCCTGGGCCCGGTCGGCGCCATCGGCATCGTGTGCGCCGTGCTCTCCACGCTCACCTTCCTGCCCGCCGTACTGGCCCTGCTGGGCCGTGCCGCCCACTGGCCCTCGCGGCCGAAGGCCGCGGACCCGTCCACGGCGGGTCGGGGGGTGTGGCGCAGGGTCGCCGCCGCGGTGGACCGCAGACCGCGCCGGACGTGGCTGGTGACCGCGCTCGTCCTCGCCGTTTTCGCGGCCTTCGCCCCCTCCCTGTCCAGCAAGGGCGTACCGCTCGACGAGATCTTCGTGGGCGACGCGCCCTCCGTCGCCGCCCAGGAAGCGCTCGGCGCGCATTTCCCCGGCGGATCCGGCAATCCGGCCGTCATCATCACCGACGCCGACCGCGTCGCGCAGGTCACGGCGGCGGCGGAGAGCACCGAGGGTGTCGCGGCGGCCGAGGCCGTCGCCGCCTCGGGCCCCGAGGGCACCGGCGAGCCGCTCGTGGTCGGCGGGCGCGCGCGCATCGACGCCACCCTGAGCCCCGCGGCGGACAGCGACGCGGCCAAGGACACCGTCGAACGGCTGCGGGCGAGCGTGCACGCCGTCCCCGGGGCAAACGCGCTGGTCGGCGGGTACAGCGCCCAGCAGCTCGACACCCAGCGGACCGCCGCACTGGACCGCACCCTGATCATTCCGATTGTCCTCGGCATCATCCTGCTGATCCTGGTCCTGCTGCTGCGCTCCCTGCTCGTACCGGTCCTGCTGGTGGCGACCGTGGCGCTCAACTTCCTGGCCACACTGGGCGTTTCGGCGCTCGTCTTCCAACACCTCCTGGGATTCAGCGGCACGGACGCGTCGGTACCGCTGTACGGATTCGTGTTCCTCGTCGCGCTGGGCGTCGACTACAACATCTTCCTGATGTCCCGGGTACGGGAGGAGGCACTGGTCCACGGCACGCGGCAGGGTGTGCTGCGCGGTCTGACCACGACGGGGGGAGTCATCACCTCGGCCGGTGTGGTGCTCGCGGCGACGTTCGCGGCCCTGATGGTGATCCCGCTGGCCTTCCTGGTGCAGATCGCGTTCATCGTGGCCTTCGGTGTGCTGCTGGACACCCTCGTGGTCCGCTCGCTGCTGGTGCCCGGGCTGGTGATGGACATCGGCCCCCGGGCCTGGTGGCCCGGTGCCCTGGCCCGCGACGGCGTCGGCCCCGTGCCGGGACCGGGGCGACCGGCGTAG
- a CDS encoding MarR family winged helix-turn-helix transcriptional regulator: MSGTGTHSPSLPGNDPTGLQSFAVLLRRMNGEFNRIAQEFAQAQGLHLTDVQALMAILDADADGADEPVTPGRLRKQLNLTSGAITACLDRLEKAGHIRRVRATDDRRVVHLHYAEAGRSLAREYFRPLARSTDTARGRFTPDELAVVVRFLAEMNRELVQLRQVST; this comes from the coding sequence ATGAGCGGTACCGGCACGCACTCGCCCTCTCTTCCCGGGAACGACCCCACGGGGTTGCAGTCCTTCGCTGTCCTGTTGCGCAGGATGAACGGCGAGTTCAACCGCATCGCCCAGGAGTTCGCCCAGGCGCAGGGCCTGCACCTCACCGATGTGCAGGCCCTGATGGCGATCCTGGACGCCGACGCGGACGGCGCGGACGAACCCGTCACGCCCGGCCGGCTGCGCAAACAGCTCAATCTGACGTCCGGCGCGATCACCGCCTGCCTGGACCGTCTGGAGAAGGCCGGCCACATCAGGCGCGTCCGGGCGACCGACGACCGCCGCGTGGTCCACCTGCACTACGCGGAGGCGGGCAGGAGCCTCGCCCGGGAGTACTTCCGCCCACTGGCCCGCAGCACGGACACGGCCCGCGGCCGCTTCACCCCGGACGAACTGGCGGTGGTCGTCCGCTTCCTCGCCGAGATGAACCGGGAACTGGTCCAGTTGCGGCAGGTGTCAACTTGA